One segment of Radiobacillus kanasensis DNA contains the following:
- the hemA gene encoding glutamyl-tRNA reductase → MHILAIGINYRTAPVEVRERLTFPEHDLGTAMQSLNNQKSILENVIISTCNRTEIYAVVDQLHTGRYYIKQFLSNWFQIEKEALASHIEVYESEGAMQHLFRVTCGLDSMVVGETQILGQMKQSFLLAQEVGTTGTIYNELFKQAITLAKRVHKETSIGENAVSVSYAAVELAKKIFGELKQKHVVILGAGKMGELAAKNLQGSGVGEITVINRSIEKAESLANQFHGAAVSMDDLADTLVKADILISSTGAKDYVVTKDVLQPIHKKRKGKPLFLVDIAVPRDIHPELGELENVFLYDIDDLQGVVQENLEARKQISESIEIMIEEEIVLFNEWLQTLGVVPVISALRAKAHAIQTETMNSIERKMPNLTEREKKVLSKHTKSIVNQLLKQPILQAKELAAQPNADQSLAMFMEIFGIEDLVEEQIEKQIESKQKVVTFSKKEESTLKEIPTL, encoded by the coding sequence GTGCATATACTAGCGATTGGCATAAACTATAGAACAGCACCCGTAGAGGTTAGAGAGAGATTAACCTTTCCAGAGCATGATCTAGGAACTGCTATGCAATCTCTCAACAATCAAAAGAGCATATTAGAAAATGTGATTATATCGACATGTAACCGTACAGAAATTTATGCAGTGGTCGATCAGTTGCATACAGGTCGATATTATATAAAACAATTTTTATCTAATTGGTTCCAAATAGAAAAAGAAGCTTTAGCTTCTCATATAGAAGTGTACGAGAGCGAAGGAGCTATGCAACACTTGTTCCGTGTAACTTGTGGTTTAGACTCCATGGTTGTTGGGGAAACGCAAATACTTGGTCAAATGAAGCAATCCTTTTTGCTTGCACAAGAAGTAGGCACGACAGGTACAATTTATAACGAATTATTTAAACAGGCCATTACATTGGCCAAGCGTGTGCATAAAGAAACTTCTATTGGCGAAAATGCTGTTTCTGTGAGCTATGCTGCTGTTGAATTAGCTAAAAAGATTTTCGGCGAGCTCAAGCAAAAGCATGTTGTCATTTTAGGCGCGGGAAAAATGGGAGAGCTTGCAGCGAAGAACTTACAAGGATCTGGAGTTGGTGAAATTACAGTTATTAACCGCTCTATCGAAAAAGCAGAAAGTCTTGCGAACCAATTTCATGGAGCTGCAGTCTCCATGGATGATCTCGCTGATACGTTAGTAAAAGCTGATATTCTAATTAGTTCAACAGGTGCAAAGGACTATGTTGTAACCAAAGACGTGTTACAGCCCATTCACAAGAAAAGAAAGGGCAAGCCTTTGTTCCTAGTAGATATCGCTGTTCCAAGAGATATTCATCCTGAATTAGGGGAACTAGAAAATGTCTTCCTTTACGATATTGATGATTTGCAAGGCGTAGTACAAGAAAACTTAGAAGCAAGAAAACAAATTTCTGAATCGATTGAGATAATGATTGAAGAAGAGATTGTATTATTCAATGAATGGTTACAAACACTTGGTGTTGTTCCCGTTATCTCAGCGCTTAGAGCGAAAGCGCATGCGATTCAAACAGAAACGATGAATAGTATTGAACGCAAAATGCCAAACCTCACAGAACGCGAGAAAAAAGTACTTAGTAAGCACACCAAAAGTATTGTGAACCAGCTATTGAAACAGCCAATCCTACAAGCGAAGGAATTAGCTGCTCAACCAAATGCTGATCAGTCGCTAGCAATGTTTATGGAGATTTTCGGCATAGAAGATTTGGTCGAAGAGCAAATCGAAAAACAAATAGAATCAAAACAAAAGGTCGTGACCTTTTCCAAAAAGGAAGAATCGACCTTAAAAGAAATACCGACGCTCTAA
- a CDS encoding LiaI-LiaF-like domain-containing protein codes for MKKQHLFTAYILIGIGVYFLLRQLRLPILTDFYSWPTLLMILGIAFLIHSYTAKDYSNILPGVILLGIGIHSFAITHYPFWIDHWGMYPMIIAIAFLLRYSKTKSGLLPGFLLLAIGLFAIFSRNKPAWFSWINQIFEIIETFWPVTLIAIGLYIVFRKK; via the coding sequence TTGAAAAAGCAGCACTTATTTACGGCCTATATTCTTATTGGGATTGGTGTTTATTTTTTACTTAGGCAGCTAAGACTTCCTATTTTAACGGATTTCTATTCATGGCCAACCTTGTTAATGATTTTAGGAATTGCGTTTCTCATCCATAGCTACACCGCTAAAGATTACTCCAATATATTACCTGGAGTGATTTTACTAGGGATTGGGATTCACTCTTTCGCCATTACGCATTATCCTTTTTGGATTGATCATTGGGGAATGTACCCAATGATTATCGCGATTGCATTTCTGTTACGATACAGCAAAACGAAATCTGGTCTACTTCCAGGTTTCCTCTTGTTAGCAATCGGTCTATTTGCCATATTTTCAAGAAATAAACCAGCATGGTTTTCTTGGATCAACCAAATCTTTGAGATAATCGAAACGTTCTGGCCCGTCACACTGATAGCAATAGGGCTCTATATAGTATTTCGAAAAAAATGA
- a CDS encoding amino acid ABC transporter ATP-binding protein, which yields MTLVKEMIRVEKLNKSFGSLHVLKDIDLSVKESDVVVLIGASGSGKSTLLRCLNFLEKNNGGTIVLDGKEIHQSKDNLNVIRQKVGMVFQHFNLFPHRTVLENVMEAPIYVKKEKKEDARNNALHLLDKVGLADKSDVYPSQLSGGQKQRVAIARALAMKPEVMLFDEPTSALDPELVGEVLTTMKELADDGMTMIVVTHEMGFAKEVADWVVYLHDGSIVEYGHPEEVFDAPKEKRTQAFLSSIL from the coding sequence ATAACCTTGGTAAAAGAGATGATACGTGTCGAGAAATTAAACAAGTCTTTTGGATCTTTGCATGTTTTAAAAGATATCGATTTGTCTGTGAAAGAAAGTGATGTTGTCGTTTTAATTGGTGCTAGTGGTTCAGGAAAAAGTACATTACTTCGCTGTCTCAACTTTCTAGAAAAAAACAATGGGGGTACCATTGTTCTAGATGGAAAAGAGATTCATCAAAGTAAAGACAATCTCAATGTAATCCGTCAAAAAGTTGGTATGGTGTTTCAACATTTTAATTTATTCCCTCATCGTACAGTTTTAGAAAATGTAATGGAAGCTCCTATCTACGTAAAAAAAGAAAAGAAAGAAGATGCCAGGAACAATGCTCTACATTTATTGGATAAAGTAGGCTTAGCGGATAAATCGGATGTGTATCCTTCCCAGCTTTCTGGTGGACAAAAGCAACGAGTAGCTATTGCTCGAGCGTTAGCCATGAAGCCGGAGGTCATGTTATTTGACGAACCAACATCTGCACTTGACCCTGAGTTGGTTGGTGAAGTATTAACTACCATGAAGGAACTGGCAGACGATGGAATGACGATGATTGTCGTTACACATGAAATGGGGTTTGCGAAAGAAGTGGCGGACTGGGTTGTGTATTTGCATGATGGTTCTATTGTAGAGTATGGACATCCTGAAGAAGTGTTTGATGCCCCAAAAGAAAAAAGAACTCAAGCATTCTTGAGTTCCATTTTATAA
- a CDS encoding amino acid ABC transporter permease: MQGVGNALIESKGMFLEASWLTIRLTVLSILIAIFIGLFFALLKISHLKWLQKLADLYIYIVRGTPLIVQIFIFYYGLSSIWNVEDFWAATWGLAFHNGAYIAEIFRGSIQSIDKGQSEAGRSLGMSTMLTMRRIILPQAFRRALPPLGNQFIIGLKDSSLAAFIGLAEIFNVSTTMGANTFDYMTWLMICAIYYLILVAVLTVMVNGMEKKLAISD, encoded by the coding sequence ATGCAGGGAGTAGGAAATGCCCTTATTGAAAGTAAGGGTATGTTTCTAGAAGCCAGTTGGCTAACGATACGACTTACTGTTTTATCCATATTAATTGCAATCTTCATTGGCTTATTTTTTGCTCTACTAAAAATCTCTCATCTTAAATGGTTACAAAAGTTGGCTGATCTTTATATTTACATCGTTCGTGGCACGCCGCTCATCGTGCAAATTTTTATCTTTTATTATGGATTATCCTCGATTTGGAACGTAGAAGACTTTTGGGCCGCAACATGGGGGCTCGCCTTTCATAACGGGGCCTACATCGCAGAGATTTTTAGGGGATCGATTCAATCGATTGACAAGGGACAGTCAGAAGCGGGACGCTCATTGGGGATGTCCACGATGTTAACGATGCGCAGAATCATTCTGCCGCAGGCTTTTCGAAGGGCTTTACCACCTCTAGGCAATCAATTCATTATAGGGTTGAAAGATTCCTCCTTAGCCGCGTTCATTGGTCTAGCCGAAATCTTTAACGTTTCTACAACGATGGGTGCTAATACATTCGACTATATGACCTGGCTAATGATATGTGCCATCTACTACTTAATATTGGTGGCTGTTTTAACCGTAATGGTAAATGGGATGGAGAAAAAATTAGCAATAAGCGATTAG
- a CDS encoding transporter substrate-binding domain-containing protein has product MVAGLLGLAACGSSDSSQESEQGETNDSKYNLVTEGTFTFAASGEFKPFSWVKTSGEMTGYDIDVGNAIAKELGLETAQEKYKFSAIVEGVKTGKFDAAVASHTITDKRKESVDFSIPYYYSGAQIFTRPESDVEKLEDLNGKEIGVSKGSTYAKYAEEVTENVKVYSSDVVALQALAKGKHDAVITDFLTGKEAIGTGGLEIKGKSMIDRSEQAVAVSKDNPELLKAVNEALETLRNNGTLTEISKKYFGEDISVRPE; this is encoded by the coding sequence ATGGTAGCGGGGTTGCTTGGACTAGCAGCCTGTGGGTCAAGTGATTCTAGTCAAGAATCCGAACAAGGTGAGACAAATGACTCGAAATATAATTTGGTGACAGAAGGAACGTTCACATTTGCTGCTTCAGGCGAGTTTAAACCATTTAGTTGGGTGAAGACAAGTGGGGAAATGACGGGATACGATATTGATGTAGGAAATGCGATAGCAAAAGAACTTGGTTTAGAGACAGCCCAGGAAAAATACAAGTTTTCCGCTATTGTGGAAGGAGTGAAGACAGGAAAGTTTGATGCAGCAGTGGCGAGTCATACGATAACAGATAAACGAAAGGAAAGTGTTGATTTCTCCATCCCTTATTACTATTCTGGGGCTCAAATTTTCACGCGTCCAGAAAGTGATGTGGAGAAATTAGAAGATTTGAATGGCAAAGAAATCGGTGTTTCCAAAGGTTCTACGTATGCGAAGTATGCAGAGGAAGTAACAGAAAATGTGAAGGTGTATAGCAGTGATGTGGTTGCCTTACAAGCACTAGCAAAGGGGAAGCATGACGCAGTTATTACGGATTTTCTCACGGGAAAAGAAGCGATCGGTACAGGTGGATTAGAAATAAAAGGGAAATCTATGATTGACCGCAGTGAACAAGCCGTAGCGGTCTCCAAGGATAATCCAGAGCTTTTAAAGGCAGTGAACGAAGCACTTGAAACGTTAAGAAATAATGGTACTTTAACGGAGATTAGTAAGAAATATTTTGGTGAGGACATTTCCGTTCGACCAGAATAA
- the yihA gene encoding ribosome biogenesis GTP-binding protein YihA/YsxC — MKVTSAEIVISAVSKKQYPNELLPEIALAGRSNVGKSSFINKMINRKSLARTSSKPGKTQTLNFYKINERFHFVDVPGYGYAKVSKKEREAWGKMLEEYFIQRENLKAAVLVVDMRHEPTADDQRMYEFLSFYELPIIVIATKLDKIGKSKRAAHVKKIKQTLQLSNDDILVPFSSETGEGKEEAWRVLQQFL; from the coding sequence ATGAAAGTAACTAGTGCGGAAATTGTAATTAGTGCTGTTTCAAAAAAACAGTATCCAAATGAATTATTACCAGAGATCGCTTTAGCTGGACGCTCAAATGTGGGGAAATCATCGTTTATTAATAAGATGATTAATCGAAAAAGTCTAGCTCGAACATCATCTAAGCCCGGAAAGACTCAAACCTTGAACTTCTATAAAATCAATGAACGTTTTCATTTTGTAGATGTGCCTGGATATGGGTATGCCAAAGTTTCCAAAAAAGAAAGAGAAGCTTGGGGCAAGATGTTGGAGGAATACTTTATACAGAGAGAAAATTTAAAAGCAGCTGTTTTAGTCGTGGATATGCGTCATGAACCAACTGCTGATGACCAACGCATGTATGAATTTTTATCGTTTTATGAATTACCCATCATTGTCATTGCGACCAAGCTTGATAAGATTGGGAAAAGTAAACGAGCAGCACATGTGAAGAAGATTAAACAAACATTACAGCTATCCAACGACGATATTCTTGTCCCTTTTTCTTCCGAAACAGGAGAAGGAAAAGAAGAGGCGTGGAGAGTGTTACAACAGTTTTTATAA
- the lon gene encoding endopeptidase La, whose protein sequence is MSEPNKIQLPLLPLRGLLVFPSMVLHLDVGRDKSVHALEKAMMDDHNIFLAAQKESGVDDPEAKDIYRIGTLAKVKQMLKLPNGTIRVLVEGLSRGEIVQFVEDEEQFVVEIQEFKDIHGNENEEKALMRSLLEQFEQYIKVSKKISQETVATVVDIEEPGRLADIITSHLSLKVKDKQELLEMEDIKERLQHLIKLISNEKEVLNLEKKIGQRVKKSMEKTQKEYYLREQMKAIQKELGDKDGKSGEVGQLLERIEKSDMPERIEKVAKKELDRYEKIPQSSAESSVIRNYLDWLLSLPWSKQTEDNLDINHAEKILDEDHYGLEKVKERVLEYLAVQKLTNSIKGPILCLAGPPGVGKTSLARSIAKAINRNFVRISLGGVRDEAEIRGHRRTYVGAMPGRIIQGMKKAETINPIFLLDEIDKMASDFRGDPSAAMLEVLDPEQNSNFSDHFIEETYDLSKVMFIATANNLGSIPGPLLDRMEIISIAGYTEVEKLHIANDHLLPKQIKENGLTKGQLQVKEEAMLKLIRTYTREAGVRGLERQLASICRKAAKIIVSEDKKRVIITEKQLEALLGKPRFRYGRMEEEDQVGAATGLAYTTAGGDTLSIEVSLYPGKGKLTLTGKLGEVMRESAQAAFSYIRSRAEELGIPTDFHEKNDIHIHVPEGATPKDGPSAGITIATALVSALTGRPVKKEVGMTGEITLRGRVLPIGGLKEKSLSAHRAGLTTILMPADNEKDLEDIPESVREGLTFIPVSHLDQVLEHALSGE, encoded by the coding sequence ATGTCAGAACCGAATAAAATACAACTTCCCCTCCTTCCTTTAAGAGGTTTGTTAGTATTTCCATCCATGGTTTTACATTTAGATGTCGGTAGAGATAAATCTGTCCACGCGTTGGAAAAAGCAATGATGGATGATCATAATATATTTCTAGCCGCACAAAAAGAAAGTGGAGTTGATGACCCAGAAGCAAAAGATATTTACCGGATTGGAACACTGGCAAAAGTAAAGCAAATGCTAAAGCTTCCAAATGGTACCATTCGTGTACTTGTGGAAGGGTTATCTCGTGGAGAAATCGTACAATTCGTTGAGGATGAAGAACAGTTTGTTGTAGAAATACAAGAGTTTAAAGATATACATGGAAATGAAAACGAAGAAAAAGCGTTGATGCGTTCCTTGTTAGAGCAATTTGAACAGTACATAAAGGTATCGAAAAAAATTAGCCAGGAAACGGTTGCTACTGTTGTAGACATTGAGGAACCTGGACGATTAGCGGATATCATTACTTCTCATTTGTCCCTTAAGGTGAAAGACAAACAAGAATTGCTGGAAATGGAAGATATCAAAGAACGTCTTCAACACTTAATTAAGCTTATTTCCAATGAAAAAGAAGTACTCAATTTAGAAAAGAAGATTGGACAACGTGTCAAAAAGTCCATGGAAAAAACGCAAAAGGAATACTATTTGCGTGAGCAAATGAAAGCTATACAGAAAGAACTAGGCGATAAGGATGGCAAGTCTGGAGAAGTTGGTCAGCTCTTAGAGCGTATCGAGAAATCGGACATGCCGGAACGGATTGAAAAAGTAGCGAAAAAGGAATTAGATCGTTACGAAAAAATCCCGCAAAGCTCGGCGGAAAGCTCTGTTATTCGTAACTATTTGGATTGGTTGTTATCCTTACCTTGGTCGAAACAAACAGAGGATAATTTAGATATCAATCATGCTGAAAAAATACTGGATGAAGATCATTACGGTCTCGAAAAAGTGAAGGAACGAGTGCTAGAGTATTTAGCTGTTCAAAAATTAACGAATTCGATTAAAGGACCTATCCTCTGTTTGGCTGGGCCACCGGGCGTAGGGAAAACGTCTCTAGCACGCTCGATCGCAAAGGCGATTAATCGAAACTTCGTCCGCATCTCCTTAGGCGGAGTTCGTGATGAAGCAGAAATACGTGGACACCGTAGAACATATGTTGGGGCGATGCCTGGTCGTATCATTCAAGGCATGAAAAAAGCGGAAACGATAAACCCCATTTTTCTACTAGATGAAATTGATAAAATGGCGAGTGATTTTCGAGGGGATCCATCTGCGGCAATGCTAGAAGTATTAGACCCAGAACAAAACAGTAACTTTAGTGATCACTTTATTGAAGAAACTTATGATTTATCAAAAGTTATGTTTATCGCAACAGCAAATAATTTAGGATCGATTCCTGGTCCGTTGCTAGATCGGATGGAAATTATTTCGATTGCAGGTTATACGGAAGTAGAAAAGCTTCATATCGCAAATGATCATTTACTTCCAAAACAGATCAAAGAAAACGGATTGACGAAGGGCCAGCTTCAAGTTAAAGAAGAAGCAATGTTAAAGCTGATCCGAACCTATACAAGAGAAGCGGGTGTCCGTGGACTAGAGCGTCAACTGGCTTCCATTTGTAGAAAAGCAGCTAAAATAATTGTCTCAGAAGATAAAAAACGGGTCATTATTACCGAAAAGCAACTTGAAGCATTGCTTGGAAAGCCTAGATTCCGCTATGGAAGAATGGAAGAAGAGGATCAAGTTGGGGCAGCAACTGGACTAGCTTATACGACAGCTGGTGGGGACACACTATCTATTGAGGTTTCTTTATATCCTGGAAAAGGCAAACTTACACTAACAGGTAAGTTGGGTGAAGTGATGAGAGAATCTGCCCAAGCAGCCTTCAGTTACATCCGCTCTCGTGCAGAAGAATTAGGTATTCCAACAGATTTTCATGAAAAGAACGATATCCACATTCACGTCCCAGAAGGGGCAACACCGAAGGACGGTCCATCTGCTGGAATCACGATTGCGACGGCGCTTGTATCTGCTCTAACAGGGCGTCCTGTAAAAAAAGAGGTAGGAATGACGGGGGAAATCACCTTAAGAGGAAGGGTGCTTCCGATTGGTGGATTAAAGGAAAAATCCTTAAGTGCCCATCGTGCGGGGTTGACAACGATTCTAATGCCAGCAGATAATGAAAAGGACTTAGAAGATATACCAGAAAGTGTTCGCGAAGGTCTGACATTTATACCTGTAAGTCATTTAGATCAAGTATTAGAGCACGCATTATCGGGGGAGTAG
- the lonB gene encoding ATP-dependent protease LonB, protein MNLVSIVMIIQLFFGIVIGLYFWNLLRGQRTNKVSIEKESNKEKEKLRAMKSISLTVPLSEKIRPAQLADIIGQEDGIRALRAALCGKNPQHVIIYGPPGIGKTAAARLVLNEAKRKADSPFRGTSPFVELDATTARFDERGVADPLIGSVHDPIYQGAGAMGQAGVPQPKKGAVSNAHGGVLFIDEIGELHPIQMNKLLKVLEDRKVHFESAYYSEENKNIPYHIHDIFTNGLPADFRLIGATTRMPEEIPPAIRSRCLEIYFRDLEVIEIKEIAKRASEKLQCQIEEAALDILSLYARNGREAINLIQIASSFTTPSDPLIKQADMEWVIEASRLTPNIKPIIKERMRIGSIHGLAVHGPSSGLVLEIETKALPSENGGSLKITGIAEEEQLGNQSKSIRRKSMAKGSSENVLTFLRSIGTPTHQYDIHVNFSGGIPVDGPSAGLALALSIYSVIHKVPIRFDTAFTGEISLHGDVNPVGGVLTKIKAAKQAGAKQVLIPVDNQQKVFDQISGIRIIPVSTFKEALTHAVWSKEEQQEMTSDLRFESPKADSV, encoded by the coding sequence ATGAATCTTGTTAGTATTGTAATGATTATTCAGCTTTTCTTTGGTATTGTGATTGGGCTTTATTTTTGGAATTTACTTAGAGGTCAACGTACAAATAAAGTTTCCATTGAGAAGGAATCCAATAAAGAAAAAGAAAAATTAAGAGCAATGAAATCTATCTCCCTGACGGTCCCATTATCGGAAAAAATCAGACCAGCACAGTTAGCCGATATTATTGGACAAGAAGATGGTATCCGTGCATTACGAGCTGCTTTATGTGGGAAGAATCCGCAACACGTTATTATATATGGTCCTCCTGGAATTGGGAAAACCGCGGCGGCTAGGCTTGTTTTAAATGAAGCGAAACGAAAAGCAGATAGCCCTTTTAGAGGAACTTCCCCTTTTGTGGAATTGGATGCGACAACAGCAAGGTTCGATGAACGTGGAGTAGCCGATCCGTTAATAGGGTCTGTCCATGATCCCATTTATCAAGGTGCTGGTGCAATGGGACAAGCGGGTGTGCCCCAGCCCAAAAAAGGTGCAGTCTCGAACGCCCATGGCGGTGTTCTGTTTATTGATGAAATAGGGGAACTGCATCCCATCCAAATGAATAAGCTTTTAAAAGTATTGGAAGATCGAAAAGTACATTTTGAAAGTGCTTATTATAGTGAAGAAAACAAAAATATTCCTTACCATATCCATGATATTTTTACGAACGGGCTTCCAGCTGACTTTCGATTAATTGGTGCAACCACTAGAATGCCAGAAGAAATTCCTCCAGCGATCCGTTCTCGGTGTCTAGAAATTTATTTTCGTGATTTAGAAGTAATAGAAATCAAAGAGATTGCTAAGCGTGCGAGCGAAAAACTGCAGTGTCAAATAGAAGAGGCGGCATTAGATATATTATCGCTTTATGCAAGAAATGGAAGGGAAGCTATTAACCTTATTCAGATTGCTTCTAGCTTCACGACTCCCTCTGATCCTTTAATTAAGCAAGCGGATATGGAATGGGTAATTGAAGCAAGTAGACTAACTCCGAATATCAAACCGATTATAAAGGAAAGAATGAGAATAGGGAGTATTCATGGCCTTGCTGTTCATGGGCCGAGCAGTGGCTTAGTACTGGAAATTGAAACAAAAGCTTTACCTTCTGAAAACGGAGGTAGCTTAAAGATTACCGGGATAGCCGAAGAGGAGCAGCTCGGGAATCAATCGAAGTCTATCAGACGAAAGAGCATGGCGAAAGGCTCTAGTGAGAACGTCCTTACTTTTCTCCGGTCTATCGGAACCCCAACGCATCAATATGATATTCATGTTAACTTTTCCGGTGGTATCCCAGTAGACGGACCATCCGCTGGGCTCGCCCTCGCGCTATCGATTTATTCGGTCATTCATAAAGTCCCGATCCGTTTCGATACGGCGTTTACAGGGGAAATAAGCTTACATGGAGATGTAAATCCAGTAGGTGGAGTATTGACGAAAATTAAAGCGGCTAAGCAAGCTGGAGCAAAACAAGTCCTTATACCTGTTGATAATCAGCAAAAGGTATTTGATCAAATTAGTGGAATCCGAATTATTCCTGTTTCTACCTTTAAGGAAGCTTTAACCCATGCCGTCTGGTCAAAAGAAGAGCAACAAGAAATGACAAGCGATCTTCGCTTCGAAAGTCCAAAAGCGGACTCTGTATAA